Sequence from the Paenibacillus riograndensis SBR5 genome:
GGAGACCCTACCATGAAATGAACGGCAACTGGTTCTGGTGGGGGAAGAAAAATAATTTTGCGGAACTTTGGAATATTATGTATGACCGTTTCGTAAACGTTCATCAATTAAACAACCTGCTGTGGGTGTGGAACCCCAATGCTCCAAATGCCTCGTCTGATCCTTATGAACTGACCTATCCGGGAGCAGACAAGGTAGACGTTCTCGCAGCAGATATATATAACAATGATTATATGAACAAATATCATGACAGCCTGCTGAGCCTCGCGGACGGCAAACCCATTGCCATTGGTGAAAATGGCGAAATGCCAAGCACCGCCAAGCTGCAGCTCTCCCAGAGACAATGGGTCTATATGATGAACTGGGGAAAAATGCTCTATGAGAACAACAGCACCACTACGATCAAAAACTTTATGAATGACAGTTACACCGTCACACTGGATCAATACAAAGCCGGGCTGGTGGAGACACCTGCGGCTCCAGCTACTCCGACGGCTACGCCGACACCAGTACCGACGGCTACGCCAACACCGGTGCCGACGGCTACACCGACACCAGTGCCGACGGCCACACCGACACCAGTGCCGACGGCCACGCCAACACCGGCGCCAACGGCTACACTATCCCCGGTTCCAACGGCTGCGCAGCCGGTAAAACCGACTGCCGCACCGGAACAATCTCCGGATGATGGTATGGTAATTATCCCTACTGTAAACGGTCTGCAGGGAGAATATTTCAAGAATATGACGCTCTCAGGAACTCCTGTACTTGTACGCAATGATGCAGTAGTCAATTTTAACTGGCGGCAGGCTGCACCGGTTAGCTCGCTTGGAGTGGATTCGTTCTCGATCCGCTGGACCGGACTGATCAAACCGTCATACAGCGAGACTTACACGATTTCCACGACTTCAGACGATGGTATCCGTGTCTGGATTGACGGTACAGCCGTAATCAACAGCTGGACTAAGCAGAGCGGAACCGAACGTACCGGAAATATCACCTTGAAGGCAGGCCAGCTCTACGATATCAAAGTCGAGTATTACGAAAATGCAGGTGATGCCAACATTCGCCTGATGTGGCAAAGCCCAAGCCAGACCAAAGCTACCGTTCCGGCTAGCGCGCTGTACGTTAATCCTTCAGCAGCCGGCTCAAGCAAAACTTCACTGGCCGTTGAGCCTACGCCGGTAGCAACCCCGGTAGCAACCCCGGCAGCAACTCAGGCGCCCACGCCGGTAGCAACTCAGGCGCCAACGCCGGTGGCGACCCCGGCAGCAACGCCGGTAGCAACCCCAGCGCCAACGCCGGTGGCGACCCCGGCAGCAACGCCGGTAGCAACCCCGGCGCCAACGCCGGTAGCAACCCCGGCGCCAACCCCGGCGCCAACGCCGGAACCTACACTGGCACCGACGCCGGAACCGGCGTCGGCTCCAGCGCCAGCAGCAGC
This genomic interval carries:
- a CDS encoding PA14 domain-containing protein, encoding MTTYRKSRLVSVMLTIALFLTAVPFGLGGAPSAAAAAPSSSAPVNPNASPAAVKLLDDLNAISGKGIITGQHDYLESPDEFSNRLKWTSGKYAALHGYELGLISGQSESTGAAQRRNVVNSAISWYKNGGIVAMTFHEQLPGTSYQWANVQRTLSQAEFNKYVTPGTAQYKSLIADLDKVAVSLKSLRDAGVPVLWRPYHEMNGNWFWWGKKNNFAELWNIMYDRFVNVHQLNNLLWVWNPNAPNASSDPYELTYPGADKVDVLAADIYNNDYMNKYHDSLLSLADGKPIAIGENGEMPSTAKLQLSQRQWVYMMNWGKMLYENNSTTTIKNFMNDSYTVTLDQYKAGLVETPAAPATPTATPTPVPTATPTPVPTATPTPVPTATPTPVPTATPTPAPTATLSPVPTAAQPVKPTAAPEQSPDDGMVIIPTVNGLQGEYFKNMTLSGTPVLVRNDAVVNFNWRQAAPVSSLGVDSFSIRWTGLIKPSYSETYTISTTSDDGIRVWIDGTAVINSWTKQSGTERTGNITLKAGQLYDIKVEYYENAGDANIRLMWQSPSQTKATVPASALYVNPSAAGSSKTSLAVEPTPVATPVATPAATQAPTPVATQAPTPVATPAATPVATPAPTPVATPAATPVATPAPTPVATPAPTPAPTPEPTLAPTPEPASAPAPAAAPADNGLQAEYFSNMQLSGAPAVVRTDAVLDFNWRLGSPDAAIPTDFFSVRWSGKIKPLYSETYQIYTTSDDGVRVWVNGTLVIDSWMKQSGTERTGSISLQAGQLYDIKVEYYENQGDARARLMWESPSQVKETVPASALFLPSAS